The following coding sequences lie in one Pseudomonas svalbardensis genomic window:
- a CDS encoding methyl-accepting chemotaxis protein, translating into MQVQFREIDQVATASNEMSATAHDVANSASNAANAAKGADQSARDGMQIIERSTRDINQLADEVSKAVTEVEALAVNSEQIGSVLEVIRSIAEQTNLLALNAAIEAARAGESGRGFAVVADEVRNLAKRTQDSVEEIRIVIERIQTGTRGVVATMHSSQTQAHSNAGQIQQAVQALSKISDAVTVISDMNLQIASAAEQQSAVAEEVNRNVSAIRTVTETLTGQATESAQISSHLNSLTTHQMKLMDQFRV; encoded by the coding sequence ATGCAGGTGCAATTCCGCGAAATCGACCAGGTCGCCACCGCGTCCAACGAAATGAGCGCCACCGCCCACGACGTCGCCAACAGTGCCTCGAACGCGGCGAACGCGGCCAAGGGTGCCGACCAGTCGGCCCGCGACGGCATGCAGATCATCGAACGCAGCACCCGCGACATCAATCAACTGGCCGACGAAGTCAGCAAGGCCGTGACCGAAGTCGAAGCATTGGCGGTCAACAGCGAGCAGATCGGTTCGGTGCTGGAAGTGATCCGTAGCATCGCCGAACAAACCAACCTGCTGGCGCTCAACGCGGCGATTGAAGCGGCGCGTGCCGGCGAGAGCGGTCGCGGGTTTGCGGTGGTCGCCGATGAAGTGCGCAACCTGGCCAAACGCACCCAGGACTCGGTGGAAGAAATCCGCATCGTCATCGAGCGCATCCAGACTGGCACTCGCGGCGTGGTGGCCACGATGCATTCGAGCCAGACCCAGGCTCATAGCAACGCCGGGCAGATCCAGCAAGCGGTGCAGGCCTTGAGCAAAATCAGCGACGCGGTGACGGTCATCAGCGACATGAACCTGCAAATCGCCAGCGCCGCCGAACAGCAAAGCGCGGTGGCCGAAGAGGTCAACCGCAACGTCTCGGCGATCCGCACCGTCACCGAAACCCTGACCGGCCAGGCCACCGAATCGGCACAGATCAGCAGCCATCTCAACTCGCTGACCACCCACCAGATGAAATTGATGGATCAGTTTCGGGTTTAA
- a CDS encoding biliverdin-producing heme oxygenase, protein MTTQDTAQRPALRSQRLNQITNEPHTKLDALVKAHAPFETQANFARFVVAQYLFQSELVSLYNDAELTAIVPNLPARCRAEAAKADLADLETEVPAPVAGAVKNPTKAEALGWLFVSEGSKLGAAFLIKRAVGLGLSETFGARHLAEPAGGRAEGWKSFVKTLDGLELSAQEEAELDKGAIDAFNRFTVLLEQAYASTPELA, encoded by the coding sequence ATGACCACTCAGGACACTGCTCAACGCCCTGCTCTGCGTTCACAACGTTTGAACCAGATCACAAACGAGCCTCACACCAAGCTTGATGCCTTGGTCAAAGCCCACGCACCGTTTGAAACCCAGGCCAACTTCGCGCGTTTCGTGGTGGCTCAGTATTTGTTTCAGTCGGAACTGGTGTCGCTGTACAACGATGCCGAATTGACCGCCATCGTCCCGAACCTGCCAGCTCGCTGCCGTGCTGAAGCAGCCAAGGCGGATCTGGCGGACCTGGAAACTGAAGTTCCAGCGCCAGTCGCCGGTGCGGTGAAGAACCCAACCAAAGCCGAGGCGCTGGGTTGGCTGTTCGTGTCAGAAGGTTCAAAACTTGGCGCGGCGTTCCTGATCAAGCGTGCCGTAGGTCTTGGGTTAAGCGAAACCTTCGGTGCTCGTCATCTCGCTGAACCGGCCGGTGGCCGCGCTGAGGGCTGGAAGAGCTTCGTCAAAACCCTCGACGGGCTGGAACTCAGCGCACAAGAAGAAGCCGAGTTGGATAAAGGCGCTATCGACGCGTTCAACCGCTTCACCGTATTACTGGAACAGGCCTACGCCTCCACCCCCGAACTCGCCTGA
- a CDS encoding CoA transferase has translation MTDLLTSIQAALGLPHTQVKFTSNGALPSAFAVTDLACASIAAAGQAASEWLQQQTGRLPSLEIDRRLASFWFATSIRPIGWSVPPLWDPVAGDYAAKDGWIRLHTNAPHHRAAAETVLGSCADRAAMASKVAQWVKSDLEQAVVDAGGCAAEMRTWAQWQAHPQGQAVNAEPLIQFAANSSQNAKPWQGSVAQPLAGIKVLDLTRVLAGPVASRFLAGLGADVLRIDSPTWNEPGVVPEVTLGKRCARLDLHDKTDRAVFESLLKDADILLHGYRADALERLGYGVAERQKLAPGLIDVNLNAYGWSGPWQNRRGFDSLVQMSSGIADAGMRWKNADKPTPLPVQALDHATGYLMAAAAITLLGRGGSARLSLARTAKLLIEQGAGSHEPLRAEDENDQGMLVEQTTWGPAHRLHVPLKITGTPMQWALPAGELGSHRAQWW, from the coding sequence ATGACTGATTTACTCACGTCCATTCAAGCCGCACTCGGCTTGCCTCACACCCAGGTCAAGTTCACCTCGAACGGCGCCCTGCCCTCGGCGTTTGCTGTCACCGACCTGGCGTGCGCCAGCATTGCCGCCGCCGGCCAGGCTGCCAGCGAATGGCTGCAGCAACAAACCGGTCGCTTACCCAGCCTTGAGATCGACCGCCGCCTGGCCTCTTTCTGGTTTGCCACTTCGATCCGCCCGATAGGCTGGAGCGTCCCGCCGCTGTGGGATCCGGTCGCCGGTGACTACGCGGCCAAAGATGGATGGATCCGCCTGCACACCAACGCGCCCCATCACCGCGCCGCTGCCGAAACTGTTCTGGGCTCCTGTGCCGACCGTGCAGCGATGGCGAGCAAGGTTGCTCAATGGGTCAAAAGTGATCTGGAGCAGGCCGTAGTCGATGCCGGTGGCTGCGCCGCCGAGATGCGTACCTGGGCGCAATGGCAGGCCCATCCCCAAGGTCAGGCCGTGAACGCCGAGCCGCTGATTCAGTTCGCCGCCAACAGCAGCCAGAACGCCAAACCGTGGCAAGGCTCGGTGGCGCAACCGCTGGCCGGGATCAAGGTACTGGATTTGACCCGCGTACTCGCCGGACCTGTCGCCAGCCGCTTCCTCGCAGGGCTTGGCGCCGACGTTTTGCGAATCGACTCACCAACCTGGAACGAACCGGGCGTGGTGCCGGAAGTCACCCTGGGCAAACGCTGCGCGCGCCTGGACCTGCACGACAAGACTGATCGCGCGGTGTTCGAAAGCCTGCTCAAGGACGCTGACATTCTGCTCCACGGCTACCGCGCCGACGCACTGGAACGCCTGGGTTACGGTGTCGCCGAACGCCAGAAACTGGCGCCCGGCCTGATCGACGTCAACCTCAATGCCTACGGTTGGAGCGGCCCGTGGCAGAACCGCCGCGGCTTCGACAGCCTGGTGCAAATGAGCAGCGGAATCGCCGACGCCGGCATGCGATGGAAGAACGCGGATAAGCCGACGCCACTGCCGGTGCAGGCGCTGGATCATGCGACCGGGTATTTGATGGCGGCTGCGGCGATCACGTTGCTGGGGCGTGGCGGGTCGGCCCGGTTGTCGCTGGCGCGGACGGCGAAGTTGTTGATTGAACAGGGCGCAGGTTCACACGAACCGCTACGGGCAGAGGATGAAAACGATCAGGGCATGTTGGTTGAGCAGACAACCTGGGGACCGGCGCATCGACTTCATGTGCCACTGAAAATCACCGGAACTCCGATGCAGTGGGCACTTCCTGCCGGGGAATTGGGTTCCCATCGCGCACAGTGGTGGTGA
- a CDS encoding YbaN family protein, translated as MPHLSASKLARQLFGLLAYISLGIGLIAIVVPGLPTTEFILLAAWAATKSSPRLSAWLENHRLFGSILRNWRNGKIIARRAKVSATASMLLCAGLMLVMLDHGWPIYLAIAGMSLGNVWIWSRPETLPTIS; from the coding sequence ATGCCTCACCTTTCCGCCTCGAAACTCGCCCGTCAGCTGTTTGGTTTACTCGCCTACATCAGCCTGGGCATCGGCCTGATCGCCATCGTCGTACCCGGCCTGCCGACCACCGAGTTCATCCTGCTGGCCGCCTGGGCCGCGACCAAAAGTTCGCCGCGCCTGAGTGCCTGGCTGGAAAACCATCGGCTGTTCGGTTCCATCCTGCGTAACTGGCGAAACGGCAAAATCATCGCCCGCCGAGCCAAGGTCAGCGCCACCGCCAGCATGCTGCTGTGCGCCGGGTTGATGCTGGTGATGCTCGATCATGGATGGCCGATTTACCTGGCCATCGCCGGCATGAGCCTGGGTAATGTGTGGATCTGGTCACGGCCGGAAACGTTGCCGACAATCTCCTGA
- a CDS encoding RNA polymerase sigma factor produces the protein MSQSRFNHVFIAQRVSLLRTLERMVNNHSTAEDLLQETYLRVTRALSERAIDHLEPFVFQTARNLALDHLRARRIQSRTMLDDVPLDVVESVAAPASSAEDAAHAEQLLERLNVSLNELSARQQQIFILSRLHGHSYLEIAEKLGVSLSTVQKELKLIMAICVGLAERLNGD, from the coding sequence GTGAGTCAATCTCGCTTCAATCACGTCTTCATCGCCCAGCGAGTTTCTCTGCTGCGCACATTGGAGCGGATGGTCAACAATCACAGTACCGCCGAAGACCTCCTGCAGGAGACCTACCTGCGAGTGACCCGGGCGCTCAGTGAGCGGGCCATCGATCACCTTGAACCGTTCGTTTTCCAGACCGCCCGCAACCTGGCGCTGGACCATTTGCGTGCGCGGCGCATCCAGTCCCGCACGATGCTCGACGACGTGCCGCTGGACGTGGTGGAAAGCGTCGCCGCCCCCGCCAGCAGTGCCGAGGACGCCGCCCATGCCGAACAATTGCTCGAGCGCTTGAACGTGAGCCTCAATGAACTCAGCGCCCGCCAGCAGCAGATTTTCATCCTCAGTCGTCTGCACGGGCACAGCTATCTGGAGATCGCCGAGAAGCTTGGCGTGTCATTGAGCACCGTGCAAAAGGAGCTGAAACTGATCATGGCTATCTGTGTAGGCCTGGCCGAACGGTTAAACGGCGACTGA
- a CDS encoding methylglyoxal synthase gives MIGISFTQKTMAARKRIALVAHDHCKVFLLDWAERQKDRLAQHELVATGTTGLLLQQRLDLPVESMISGPLGGDQQLGARIAEQRVDMLVFFWDPFEPQPHDPDIKALLRVAAVWNIPVACNECSADYLLSSPMMEQAHEHRIPDYATYLLGRA, from the coding sequence ATGATCGGTATCAGCTTTACGCAAAAGACCATGGCAGCGCGCAAGCGTATTGCCTTGGTCGCCCATGACCACTGCAAAGTGTTTTTGCTGGACTGGGCGGAGCGGCAGAAAGACAGGCTCGCACAGCATGAACTGGTCGCCACCGGCACCACCGGGTTGTTGTTGCAACAACGCCTGGATTTGCCTGTAGAGAGCATGATCAGCGGTCCGTTGGGCGGCGACCAGCAACTCGGCGCGCGAATCGCCGAGCAGCGGGTCGACATGCTGGTGTTCTTCTGGGACCCGTTCGAACCACAGCCGCACGACCCGGACATCAAGGCGTTATTGCGAGTCGCGGCGGTCTGGAACATTCCGGTGGCCTGCAACGAATGCAGCGCCGACTACCTGCTCAGCAGCCCGATGATGGAGCAGGCGCACGAACATCGGATCCCCGATTACGCGACCTACCTGCTGGGCCGCGCGTAG
- a CDS encoding FecR family protein: protein MTDTHRSLDPASAMDQALDWLIVLDSPSEEQTRQFHDWLAADPLHAEAFAKAQAIWEGPQVVQCAQSLAARPPKVTVLSRLRPHWKPLATAAVLILGLFSFSNLPIRLQADHLTVVGERQRLQLEDGSKVLLNTNSAFSSTINDQQRVARLYQGEAFFEVAANRGQPLEIDAGPVKASVRDTAFAVRYLDGVAQVRVQRGDVDLRATRDDARIRLSAGESVRVGPNGFDRPAKLDAATDLAWVQGRLVFENCPLSQVLAELRRYYPGWIINNNEQLADIAVTGNYRLDQPLDVVRSLAHITSARLQEFPALVILN, encoded by the coding sequence GTGACGGACACCCACCGCTCCCTTGACCCCGCAAGCGCGATGGACCAGGCCCTGGACTGGCTGATCGTGCTGGACAGTCCGAGCGAGGAACAGACCCGACAGTTTCACGACTGGCTGGCCGCCGATCCGTTGCATGCCGAGGCGTTCGCCAAGGCTCAGGCGATCTGGGAGGGCCCGCAGGTCGTGCAATGCGCGCAAAGCCTGGCCGCCCGGCCGCCGAAAGTGACCGTCCTGTCGCGCCTGCGACCGCACTGGAAACCCTTGGCCACCGCCGCCGTGCTGATCCTCGGTTTGTTCAGCTTCAGCAATCTGCCGATTCGCCTGCAGGCTGATCACCTGACCGTGGTCGGTGAACGCCAGCGGCTGCAACTGGAGGACGGCTCGAAGGTCCTGCTCAATACCAATTCGGCCTTCTCCAGCACCATCAACGATCAACAGCGCGTTGCCCGTTTGTATCAGGGCGAGGCATTTTTCGAGGTGGCGGCCAATCGCGGCCAGCCGCTGGAAATCGACGCCGGGCCGGTCAAGGCCAGCGTTCGGGACACCGCCTTTGCGGTGCGTTACCTGGACGGCGTGGCACAGGTTCGAGTGCAGCGTGGGGATGTCGACTTGCGAGCGACCCGCGACGACGCGCGAATTCGATTGTCCGCCGGAGAAAGCGTCCGCGTCGGCCCCAACGGTTTTGATCGGCCCGCCAAACTCGATGCCGCGACCGACCTGGCATGGGTCCAGGGTCGACTGGTGTTCGAAAACTGCCCGCTGAGCCAGGTGCTGGCGGAGCTGCGTCGTTACTATCCAGGCTGGATCATCAACAACAACGAGCAGTTGGCCGACATCGCCGTCACCGGCAATTACCGCCTCGACCAGCCGTTGGACGTGGTCCGCTCGCTGGCCCACATCACCTCGGCGCGACTCCAGGAATTCCCGGCGCTGGTGATTTTGAACTAA
- the arcD gene encoding arginine-ornithine antiporter, with the protein MSESPGKLKLGALVALVVGSMIGGGIFSLPQNMAASADVGAVLIGWAITAIGMLTLAFVFQTLANRKPDLDGGVYAYAKAGFGDYMGFSSAWGYWISAWLGNVGYFVLLFSTLGYFFPIFGEGNTVAAVIGASVLLWAVHFLVLRGIKEAAFINLVTTVAKIVPLVLFVLIAIFAFKLDIFTADIWGVKNPDLGSVMNQVRNMMLVTVWVFIGIEGASIFSARAEKRSDVGKATVIGFITVLLFLVLVNVLSLGIMTQPELAKLQNPSMAAVLEHVVGHWGAVLISVGLIISLLGALLSWVLLCAEIMFAAAKDHTMPAFLRKENANHVPVNALWLTNAMVQLFLIITLFSASTYLSLIYLATSMILVPYLWSAAYALLLAVRGESYENAAAERSKDLFIGAVALIYAVWLIYAGGVKYLLLSALLYAPGAILFAKAKLEVNKPVFTNVEKLIFAAVVAGALVAAYGLYDGFLTL; encoded by the coding sequence ATGTCTGAATCCCCCGGAAAACTGAAACTCGGTGCACTTGTTGCGCTGGTGGTCGGTTCAATGATTGGTGGCGGGATCTTCTCTTTGCCGCAGAACATGGCCGCCAGTGCCGACGTCGGCGCGGTGTTGATCGGTTGGGCGATCACCGCCATAGGCATGCTGACGCTGGCCTTCGTGTTCCAAACCCTGGCCAATCGCAAGCCTGATCTGGACGGCGGGGTCTACGCCTACGCCAAAGCCGGTTTCGGCGACTACATGGGTTTCTCGTCCGCCTGGGGTTACTGGATCAGTGCCTGGCTGGGCAACGTCGGTTACTTCGTTTTGCTCTTCAGCACCCTCGGTTACTTTTTCCCTATTTTTGGCGAGGGCAATACTGTCGCCGCCGTTATTGGCGCTTCGGTGCTGCTCTGGGCCGTGCATTTCCTGGTGCTGCGCGGGATCAAGGAAGCGGCGTTCATCAACCTGGTGACCACCGTCGCCAAGATCGTGCCGCTGGTCCTGTTTGTGCTGATCGCGATTTTCGCCTTCAAGCTGGACATCTTCACCGCTGACATCTGGGGCGTGAAAAACCCGGACCTGGGTAGCGTGATGAACCAGGTGCGCAACATGATGCTGGTCACCGTCTGGGTGTTCATCGGCATCGAAGGCGCGAGCATTTTCTCGGCCCGTGCGGAAAAACGCAGCGACGTCGGTAAAGCCACGGTGATCGGCTTCATCACCGTGCTGCTGTTTCTGGTGCTGGTGAATGTGCTGTCGCTGGGCATCATGACTCAACCGGAACTGGCCAAACTGCAAAACCCTTCGATGGCCGCGGTGCTGGAGCACGTGGTCGGTCATTGGGGCGCGGTGCTGATCAGCGTTGGCCTGATCATCTCGCTGCTCGGCGCGTTGCTGTCGTGGGTGTTGCTGTGCGCAGAGATCATGTTCGCCGCCGCCAAGGACCACACCATGCCGGCCTTCCTGCGCAAAGAAAACGCCAACCATGTGCCGGTCAATGCGCTGTGGCTGACCAACGCAATGGTCCAGCTGTTCCTCATCATCACACTGTTTTCCGCCAGCACTTACCTGTCGCTGATCTACCTCGCCACCTCGATGATTCTGGTGCCATATCTGTGGTCGGCGGCCTACGCGCTGCTGCTGGCGGTGCGCGGAGAGAGCTATGAAAACGCTGCCGCCGAACGCAGCAAGGACCTGTTCATCGGCGCCGTTGCCTTGATTTACGCGGTCTGGCTGATCTATGCCGGTGGCGTCAAATACCTGCTGCTCTCCGCCCTGCTCTATGCCCCCGGCGCGATCTTGTTCGCCAAGGCCAAGCTTGAAGTCAACAAACCGGTTTTCACCAACGTCGAGAAGCTGATTTTCGCCGCAGTCGTCGCAGGCGCCCTGGTGGCGGCCTACGGGCTGTATGACGGCTTTCTGACCCTGTAA
- a CDS encoding TonB-dependent receptor: protein MSSRLTRQPSSPSRVLSLLTAAILMAGSAQLCAATAAEQPTRNMGDYAFAIPQQSLVSALNAFTAVTGWQVGLPAELAEGVASPGVRGSLPPEKALDRLLVGTNLSYRKLGTNNIVLEKRSNSSALNLDQVTISATRQEQDVNSVPSTVTVHTREALDRNNVNNIKDLVRYEPGVSVGGAGQRAGLTGYNIRGIDGDRVLTQVDGVQVPDSFFNGPYAQTNRNYVDPEIVKRVEILRGPASVLYGSNAIGGAVSYYTLDPDDIIKPGKDVGARLKTGYSSADDSWLTSGTVAGRTGDFDGLLHLSQRNGHETESYGETGGTGLNRTEANPEDVRTTNVLAKLGWDYADDARFGLTYEHYKDDRDTNQLSAVGGPFNAGRGFGFYKSRTGNDTVTRERFGLEHSFGLDSVLADNIKWTLNYQIAKTDQSTEEIYAPSRTVLRNRETTYKDRQWVFDAQADKSFAIADTDHRVTYGTTIKQDKVTGLRTGSGTCLTVAGACRVIGAASAADTLKPASDFPDPTINSYSLFAQDQISWGNWTFLPGARYDYTELKPHITDEFLVTADQSGNGVVSDKTKTWHRLSPKFGTTYSFNDNYTWYGQYAEGFRTPTAKALYGRFENLAGGYQVAPNPDLEPEKSKSYETGLRVQFEAGTFDVAVFYNKYRDFIDENAITPGYTETTFQSNNIAHASIKGVELKGRLNLDSFGAPTGLYTQGSVAYLYGRNDDSGQPLNSINPLTGVFGLGYDQDNYGALLSWTLVKRKTRVDSTSFKTPDGTSTQFKTPGYGVLDLAGFYKVTDDVTVNAGLYNLTNKKYWQWDDVRGYDSVGEASVTQPANLDRLTQPGRNFAINLVWDI, encoded by the coding sequence ATGTCCTCTCGCCTTACCCGCCAACCTTCTTCACCTTCTCGCGTGCTGTCGCTGCTGACCGCCGCCATCCTGATGGCCGGCAGCGCGCAGCTCTGCGCCGCCACCGCTGCAGAGCAACCGACTCGCAACATGGGCGATTACGCGTTCGCCATCCCTCAGCAGTCGCTGGTCTCGGCACTTAATGCCTTTACCGCCGTGACCGGTTGGCAGGTCGGCTTGCCGGCAGAACTGGCTGAAGGCGTGGCCTCGCCGGGCGTACGGGGTTCGTTGCCACCGGAAAAAGCCCTCGATCGCCTGTTGGTGGGGACCAACCTGAGCTATCGCAAACTGGGCACCAACAACATCGTGCTGGAGAAACGCAGCAACAGCAGCGCGCTCAACCTGGACCAGGTGACCATCAGCGCCACCCGCCAGGAACAGGACGTGAACAGCGTGCCGAGCACCGTCACCGTCCACACCCGCGAAGCGCTGGACCGCAACAACGTGAATAACATCAAAGATCTGGTGCGCTACGAGCCCGGTGTTTCGGTGGGCGGTGCCGGTCAACGCGCCGGCCTCACTGGCTACAACATCCGCGGTATCGACGGCGACCGCGTACTGACCCAGGTCGACGGTGTGCAGGTGCCCGACAGCTTCTTCAACGGCCCTTACGCGCAGACCAACCGCAACTACGTCGACCCCGAGATCGTCAAGCGCGTGGAGATTCTGCGCGGCCCGGCGTCCGTGCTCTACGGCAGCAACGCCATTGGCGGCGCGGTCAGCTACTACACCCTGGACCCGGACGACATCATCAAACCGGGCAAGGATGTCGGCGCGCGCCTGAAAACCGGCTACAGCTCGGCCGATGACAGCTGGTTGACCTCCGGTACCGTGGCCGGTCGCACCGGCGACTTCGACGGCCTGTTGCACTTGAGTCAGCGCAATGGTCATGAAACAGAGTCCTACGGCGAAACCGGCGGAACCGGCCTGAACCGCACCGAGGCCAACCCTGAGGACGTGCGCACCACCAACGTGCTGGCCAAACTGGGCTGGGACTACGCCGACGATGCGCGCTTCGGCCTGACTTACGAGCACTACAAGGATGACCGCGACACCAATCAACTGAGCGCAGTGGGCGGCCCATTTAACGCAGGACGCGGTTTCGGCTTCTATAAATCCCGTACCGGCAACGACACCGTCACCCGCGAACGCTTCGGTCTGGAACACAGCTTCGGCCTGGACAGCGTCCTGGCTGACAACATCAAGTGGACGCTGAACTACCAGATCGCCAAGACTGACCAGAGCACCGAAGAAATCTACGCGCCGTCGCGCACGGTGCTGCGCAACCGCGAAACCACCTACAAGGATCGCCAATGGGTGTTCGATGCCCAGGCTGACAAGTCGTTCGCCATCGCCGATACCGACCACCGCGTCACCTATGGCACGACCATCAAACAGGACAAAGTCACCGGCCTGCGCACCGGTAGCGGCACCTGCCTGACCGTGGCCGGCGCTTGCCGGGTCATCGGTGCTGCCAGCGCCGCCGACACCCTGAAACCGGCCAGCGACTTCCCGGACCCGACCATCAACAGCTACAGCCTGTTCGCCCAGGATCAGATCAGCTGGGGCAACTGGACGTTCCTGCCCGGAGCACGCTACGACTACACCGAACTCAAGCCGCACATCACCGACGAATTCCTGGTCACCGCCGACCAGAGCGGCAACGGCGTGGTGAGTGACAAGACGAAGACCTGGCATCGTCTGTCGCCAAAATTCGGCACCACCTATAGCTTCAACGACAATTACACCTGGTATGGCCAGTACGCCGAAGGCTTCCGCACACCGACCGCCAAGGCGCTGTACGGTCGCTTTGAAAACCTGGCCGGCGGCTATCAGGTCGCACCCAATCCCGACCTGGAACCGGAAAAGAGCAAGAGCTATGAAACCGGCCTGCGCGTCCAGTTCGAGGCAGGCACTTTCGATGTGGCGGTGTTCTACAACAAATACCGCGACTTCATCGACGAAAACGCCATCACGCCCGGCTACACCGAGACCACCTTCCAGAGCAACAACATCGCGCACGCCAGCATCAAAGGCGTGGAGCTCAAGGGTCGCTTGAACCTGGACAGCTTCGGCGCCCCGACAGGTCTCTACACCCAAGGCTCGGTGGCGTACCTGTATGGCCGTAACGATGACAGCGGCCAGCCGCTGAACAGCATCAACCCGCTGACTGGCGTGTTCGGCCTGGGTTACGACCAGGACAACTACGGCGCCCTGTTGAGCTGGACACTGGTCAAGCGCAAGACCCGCGTCGACAGCACCAGCTTCAAAACCCCGGACGGCACCAGCACCCAGTTCAAGACCCCGGGCTATGGCGTGCTTGACCTGGCCGGCTTCTACAAGGTGACCGACGACGTAACCGTCAACGCCGGTTTGTACAACCTGACCAACAAGAAGTACTGGCAGTGGGACGACGTGCGCGGTTACGACAGCGTCGGCGAAGCCTCGGTCACTCAACCGGCCAACCTCGACCGCCTGACTCAACCGGGTCGCAACTTCGCGATCAATCTGGTCTGGGATATCTGA
- the gap gene encoding type I glyceraldehyde-3-phosphate dehydrogenase — protein sequence MTLRIAINGFGRIGRNVLRALYTQGYRQDLQIVAINDLGDSAMNAHLLKYDTVHGTFDADVQHDQETLTVNGDRISVSAIRNPAELPWAAEQIDVVFECTGLFTDRAKAAAHITAGARKVIISAPAKGADATVVYGVNHDILRQSHQIISNASCTTNCLAPVAQVLHRELGIESGLMTTIHAYTNDQHLTDVYHVDPYRARSATQNMIPSKTGAAEAVGLVLPELAGKLTGMSVRVPVINVSLVDLTVQLKREASADEVNALLKEASQHSKILGYNTLPLVSSDFNHNPLSSIFDANHTKSSGKLLKVLAWYDNEWGFSNRMLDNCLALCNAE from the coding sequence ATGACTCTTCGAATCGCAATCAATGGTTTTGGCCGAATTGGCCGTAACGTCCTGCGCGCACTGTATACCCAAGGTTATCGCCAGGATCTGCAGATCGTTGCCATCAATGACCTGGGCGACAGCGCGATGAACGCTCATCTGCTCAAGTACGACACTGTTCATGGCACGTTCGATGCCGATGTCCAGCACGATCAGGAAACCCTGACCGTCAACGGCGACCGTATTTCAGTCAGCGCCATTCGCAACCCGGCCGAGCTGCCGTGGGCTGCCGAGCAGATCGACGTCGTATTCGAATGCACCGGTTTGTTCACCGACCGCGCCAAAGCCGCCGCGCATATTACGGCCGGCGCACGCAAAGTGATCATCTCGGCCCCGGCCAAAGGCGCCGACGCCACGGTGGTGTATGGCGTTAACCACGACATTCTGCGCCAATCGCACCAGATCATTTCCAATGCTTCGTGCACCACCAACTGCCTGGCCCCGGTGGCCCAGGTGTTGCACCGCGAGCTGGGTATCGAAAGCGGTCTGATGACCACGATCCACGCCTACACCAACGATCAGCACCTGACCGACGTCTATCATGTCGATCCGTATCGTGCGCGTTCGGCCACCCAGAACATGATCCCGAGCAAAACCGGCGCGGCTGAAGCGGTCGGTCTGGTGCTGCCGGAACTGGCGGGCAAACTGACCGGCATGTCGGTACGCGTGCCGGTGATCAACGTATCGCTGGTGGACCTGACCGTGCAACTCAAACGCGAAGCGTCGGCCGATGAAGTGAACGCGCTGCTGAAAGAAGCCAGCCAGCACTCGAAGATTCTCGGTTACAACACCCTGCCGCTGGTCTCCAGCGACTTCAACCACAACCCGCTGTCGTCGATCTTTGACGCCAACCACACCAAGTCCAGCGGCAAGCTGCTCAAGGTGCTGGCCTGGTACGACAACGAATGGGGCTTCTCCAACCGCATGCTCGATAACTGCCTGGCGCTGTGCAACGCTGAATAG